A single genomic interval of Fibrobacter sp. UWP2 harbors:
- a CDS encoding thiamine phosphate synthase, protein MRLWLTTSPDDFASEFDDIEQMFSRGLTRLILSKRGRGGAPCATESDYERWLMALPMECRDRIWVRGTPDLAERLDVRGCVTEAGSLLGEVPESWKRVNCVALCRDLEQLEKLPEWVAGALVGPVFQPQSVFEPVKTFGATAVLEHLAASGTANLPPVIAFGGIDHENLDEIKKLPVQGVSILGGIWNYADPVNAFIKLSRVVNSY, encoded by the coding sequence ATGCGGCTTTGGCTTACGACATCTCCTGATGATTTTGCCTCAGAATTCGACGACATCGAACAGATGTTCAGCCGCGGGCTTACGCGCCTGATACTCTCCAAACGGGGCAGGGGCGGTGCTCCCTGCGCGACAGAAAGCGATTACGAGCGGTGGCTCATGGCGCTCCCGATGGAATGCCGAGACCGCATTTGGGTGCGTGGAACACCAGATTTGGCGGAGCGCCTGGACGTGCGCGGGTGCGTTACCGAAGCGGGCTCTTTGCTGGGGGAGGTTCCCGAAAGCTGGAAGCGCGTGAACTGCGTTGCCCTTTGCCGCGACCTGGAACAGCTTGAAAAACTCCCGGAATGGGTGGCCGGGGCGCTCGTTGGGCCCGTTTTCCAGCCGCAATCCGTCTTTGAGCCTGTCAAGACGTTCGGCGCTACGGCGGTCCTCGAACATCTTGCCGCCTCCGGCACCGCGAACCTGCCGCCCGTCATCGCCTTCGGCGGCATCGACCACGAGAATCTCGACGAAATCAAGAAACTCCCGGTGCAAGGAGTCTCGATTCTGGGGGGCATCTGGAATTATGCCGACCCGGTGAATGCTTTTATCAAACTAAGTAGAGTTGTAAATAGTTACTAG